Proteins encoded together in one bacterium window:
- a CDS encoding molybdenum cofactor guanylyltransferase has product MKKLHDDITAFILSGGKSSRMGTNKSLLKVGNKSLLQRIIEILESIFSEVVISSNELELFELFKKKIIKDIYPDRGPISGIHSALYSTKTEKNFFISCDMPLINKELINYLINFKSDKDIILPKAEGKIQQLCGVYSKKIFPQVDKLINESMKKDSKLKGSIYELQGCVETEIVDVSGLDYYHLDLFFNINTPEDFNYAKRILGEEDK; this is encoded by the coding sequence TTATTCTATCCGGTGGGAAAAGCAGCAGGATGGGAACCAATAAATCTCTGTTAAAAGTCGGGAATAAATCACTTTTGCAAAGAATAATCGAGATTCTGGAATCCATATTTTCTGAGGTTGTAATTAGTTCAAATGAACTGGAACTTTTCGAATTATTTAAAAAAAAGATTATTAAAGATATTTACCCGGACAGGGGACCAATATCAGGCATTCATTCAGCACTTTACTCCACAAAAACTGAAAAAAACTTCTTCATTTCCTGCGATATGCCTTTAATTAATAAGGAACTAATAAACTACTTGATCAACTTTAAATCTGATAAAGACATAATTCTTCCAAAAGCCGAAGGAAAGATTCAACAGCTTTGCGGAGTTTATTCAAAAAAAATATTTCCACAAGTCGATAAGCTGATAAATGAATCAATGAAAAAAGATTCAAAGCTAAAAGGTAGCATCTATGAATTACAAGGGTGTGTTGAAACTGAAATTGTTGATGTGTCGGGATTAGATTATTATCATCTTGATTTATTCTTCAACATTAATACACCGGAGGATTTCAATTATGCAAAAAGA